A portion of the Gossypium arboreum isolate Shixiya-1 chromosome 8, ASM2569848v2, whole genome shotgun sequence genome contains these proteins:
- the LOC108458156 gene encoding DNA-directed RNA polymerases II and V subunit 6B-like produces the protein MADDDYNDMDMGYEDEPPEPEIEEGAEEEVENNNNDDVPVDLVETEEKEDEDANDKISRKTSKYMTKYERARILGTRALQISMNAPVMVELEGETDPLEIAMKELRERKIPFTIRRYLPGGSYEDWGVDELIVEDSWKRQVGGN, from the exons ATGGCGGACGACGATTATAATGACATGGACATGGG ATATGAGGATGAGCCACCAGAGCCTGAGATTGAA GAAGGAGCCGAGGAGGAGGTGGAAAACAATAACAATGATGATGTTCCCGTTGATCTGgttgaaactgaagaaaaagaagACGAAGATGCTAATGACAAAATTAGTCGCAAAACATCAAAGTACATGACCAAATATGAGCGTGCTAGAATCTTGGGTACACGTGCCCTGCAAATCAG CATGAATGCACCAGTAATGGTTGAGCTGGAGGGTGAGACTGACCCGCTTGAG ATTGCCATGAAGGAGCTTCGGGAGCGGAAAATCCCCTTCACCATTCGTCGGTACTTGCCTGGTGGGAG TTATGAAGACTGGGGAGTTGATGAGTTGATTGTGGAAGACTCATGGAAGAGACAAGTGGGAGGCAATTGA